From the Chionomys nivalis chromosome 18, mChiNiv1.1, whole genome shotgun sequence genome, the window agtttcatttttttagatGTCATAATTTAGAGCAAGGGATATAGCTATGGTGTGGGATGCCTGTGTTTGTACAAGGCTCAACACTGCGAGAAAGAAAAGTGTCATACGTTTATATGTGGCAGACTTACAGATTgtgaattcattttttatttgttacagATAAAGTACAGCCTTGCGACTGAATGTCAGAGTGTGTATCTCAGAATGTGCTGGTGCATCGAGCACCTTCAGTGTGCTTGTGACTAGAGCTGATAGGTCTCTGATGCAATACAAAGAATAGTGTTTGCAGTGTGCCTCTTACATTTTATTGTACCTATTATCTTCTTGAGCTAATGTAGATTGGCACTCTGAtatctttattttgtctttttttcccaggCTGATATAGGGCTTCCATACCCACAGAGAGTTGTTCAGTTGCCTGAGATTGTATGGGACCAATATACCAACAGCCTTGGGAACtttgaaagagaatttaaaaatcgCAAAAGACATACTAGGAGAGTTAAATTAGTTTTTGATAAAGGTAAGAACTCACATGGTAAGAATTTAATGAGGAAAATGTCTTGTAATGTCTTGCTTGAATAATTCTGTGTATGATTTTACTTTTAGTAGGCTTGCCCACTAGACCAAAAAGTCCTTTAGACGCTAAGAAGGATGGAGAGTCCCTTTCTTACTCTGTGTTGCCTTTGAGTGATGGTCCAGAAGGCTCCCATAATCGTCCTCAGGTAAGTAATGGGAAATTTCTGAGAAGCATAAAAATGTTTAACGTTTTGTTGCTCTGTATTCTTAAAATGAAGAGTCATTTACTGACTAATAATGGGCACATAAACTCTGAGGGTAACCAGAAACTGTCTGTCCAGCCTGCCAGCTGAGACCCTTTAGCTGTTGTGTATGTTCCAGTGTTCAAGTTGTAGTCCCTTAAAAATGAGATTGGTATCAGTTACATTGTAGGGTCTTTATGAATTTTAAATGGCCTTTGTGGGTACTGTGCCTAGGACCAGTGGCACGTGGAGTGAGACCAGGATTTCAGATGAGGCCTTGTCTCTGTAGGACTTGTTACTTTTCAATTTTGAACCCACATTTCTTGTTTCTAGAGATAAAttgctgtcatttatttatgAGGGTTGTTAAGAGCTTAAAACCAAATGAAATACaagaatatgaaaaaattatTAGGAAATAGGTgatgtatataaaatatgcagAGATAGTTTGGAAATTCTAAAACATTCCCTGTGTGATCTTTGGCTATATCCTTGATGTTTTCCATTTATTAAAAGCCTTCTTTTACATGCAGATGATAAGAGGTCGCCTGTGTGACGACACCAAACCTGAAACATTCAACCAGCTGTGGACTGTTGAAGAACAGGTGATGCACACATGTAGCTTATTTGGGTTAAAAGACAATCTAAACTGTTGACAGTAGAATTAGCACCAGGCAAGTGTTTACTCTTGCACTGTAATCCTTTTAATCATGAGTTTAAAATAATTAGACTTACTTTTGTCCTTTTtgcatattttaagaaatttggattttgaaagtgtatgaatttttGAGGATAATTCTTAAagaaaagccctgggtttgggaAGGAGGCTAGAAGTGATGGATATTCTGAGAAGCAGCTTTGAGAGGAAAGCCTCATGACAAGCAAAGCTCCTTCAAGTTGGGTTTTAATTTCTGTTGTCAGGGAGCTGGGAACCTGTGCCTGTGACGCCTCTGTCAGATTGCAATTGAGTGTGAGCTTGATGTATGTGGAGTTAGATTGTATATCTATAGGGCTTGTGTGATGTTAGAAGCTGACTTTTGGTCCCCAGTCAGATACTTGATGACAGATGGCACAAAAGAGGAAGACTTACTATTCTAAATCCAGGGTACGGATGTGGCTCTGTTGGCGCTACAGGCGATCTTCTGCGCATTCTGGAGCAGAGATAGTTGGGGAGTGGCATTCACTCATGTACATAACccaaatgtatttctttctggTTTCCTGTGCTTTATGAGGACCTACATAAGGGTTGTCATTCATTTTGCCTATGGTCTCTtatgtttttaagttttcctGTTTTCTACTTTGAGACACTCTAATTGGCCTCCAGAGTAGTGAAGCAGCACTGTGCTTTCAGTAAAATGTGAATGGATTTATTTAGAAatccagttttttttattattgatttttattgagctctacatttggAATTGAGTGTTTTAAATGGAATACATTTTCACTTAAAACTACTTCTTGGTTTGGTGCAGAAAAAACTTGAACAACTACTTCTGAAATACCCTCCTGAAGAAGTAGAATCCCGGCGGTGGCAGAAGATTGCAGATGAACTGGGCAATCGGACAGCCAAGCAGGTGATGGGAAGGGCTGCATGCAGGCTGTGCATGCAGATGCCTTCTAGTGGGCAATTCTGCTGCCACACTCACAGAACTGCTACAGTAGTAGCTCTTGTGTGTGCTGGTTTTACATTGATTAGCATTGCTTGTCTTTATGTTGATTGAAGAAACAGTCTAAGTAACCCTGCTGTgcatcaatgaaaaaaaaaaatgtatagtaaagctgggtggtgatggcacacacctttaatcccagcacttggtaggcagggcaggcggatctctgtgagttcaaggccagcctggtttacagagtgagttctaggacaggcttcaaacctacagagagaaaccctgtctttttgtGGGTGTgggagtaaataaataaataagtaaatatatattttttatttttttaacctgttCTCACTTTATGGTGAGAGTATTGACAGGCAGTTGTTACTTATGAGCTACGCATTCTCTCCAGACTTCTTCATACAAAGGCATACAGGCCATAATAAATAACATGTAAATTGTCTTGTCGCAAACAAATAAGCTAGAACCGCTGTtattgagacagactctcactatgtaaccctagcTGACCTAGAGCTCATACATAGTGGACATTGTATCTCTTGAGTTCTTGAGTGTCTAGGGAGTGTGCTGGCAGTATCATTCCGGTTAGATTGTGCTAGTGGGTTTCGTGGCATTGTATTTATGTCATTGGATTGTCTCCTGAGCACAGACGTAGAAGCCCCCCCTCACGCCCTCCTGTGTCATATACAGCCCCCTTCACGTCCTTCTGTGTCACACACAGCCCCCCTCACGCCCTCCTGTGTCACACACAGCCCCCTCATGTCCTCCTGTGTTACTACAGACGGGCTTCCTGCTGTGCTCCCCAGTGTCACCAAGGAAAAGAAGGACTCAGCTTTGAAATCacacaaatttaaatttatttgaaatgattttgttaagatttaaaaatacagatgtgTTTGTTGActctttaaaagttatttcttgATTTAATTGTTATCATTTGAAACTTGGCTTATATCGCATTGTTTCATTGTATTAAAAGAGCTGTTGTGTCTCCTTAGGTTGCCAGTCGTGTACAGAAGTATTTCATAAAGCTAACTAAAGCCGGCATTCCAGTGCCAGGCCGAACACCTAACTTATATATATACTCCAAAAAGGTAAGGCGCACAGACGAGCAACCTTAGTTGAAGTCACAGCTCCAGAGCTccgtgtgggtgtgagtgtgctGGGCTGCACCTCTTCTGACATGTCACTGTGCTGAGTGCAAGTGCAAAGTGAGAGTCCGTGGTTCTGCTTAGAGAAATGTGCTGGGCTTCAGCAGCTCTGTTGTTTTCTCGGAAGTATTATGAATGAGTACTGCTTGAAGGCTTTTGTACCAATTTTGTATTAGGAATGTCTTAGTGATGTTAGATTTTATCAGGTGTTGGCTCTGCTGCATGAAGTGGTCCTTAGCCCTCACCGAAGTTCTAGAGCTGTAGGGTGTCCTCCCTGCCCCTTGGCAGGCGGCTGTTACTTATGAGCTACGCATTCTCTTCAGACCTTTGCATACAAAGGCATACAGGCCATAATAACATGTAAATTGTCTTGTCGCAAACGAATAAGCTAGAACCGTTGCTTTGGAgaaagaatctcactgtgtagccctagctgacctagaacttgctgtgtagatgaaGACTCCTCTGGCCCCTACTGCAGCAGAATACTGGGGTTGCAGATGGTGCTGCTGTGCCAGTTTCATACTTAGTCCCAAGCAGCCTTTTTGCCCCCCAACCCCTAGGGCTTGAGCCTAGGGACCTTTAGCACGCAAGGTCCCCTTTCCACTTCCCACTAGTGAACAAAGCTCTATCTATCTCTGACAGACAGGGCGTTGCATTAACTCGCAGCCTGTTTTGGAGAATTGTAATCAGTAGAACTAGGAAAGCTAGGCTCAGTTGGCTGCTTTTGTTAGCTTCATAAATCCTTATAGCATCGCCTTTCTGCCACACTCCCTtcaaggaagctaactgtaccTTCCTGGTGGGTGCTGGTTCATGTCATTTTAATGTTACATTGAGGAAATTGTTTCTATAGttcacatcttaaaattttttaaagatttactttttaaattatatatctatgtgtgtacAAGAAtgctgatgcccacagaggccaaagcaCTGGACTCCACTAGAGCTGGAGTTttaggaggttgtgagccaccttgtgggttctggaaatgaaAGTCCAAcactgcaagagcagtacataccCTTAACACCggaaccgtctctccagcaccatcagttttgaaagttgtttttaaCCAACGTTTTCAAGCTTGTTTTAGTTTGCTAATTGTCTTAAGCACCGATGGTGTATACAGCTCTTACAGCCTTGGAGTGCTGGAACATTGCACACCACTGTTGAGACTGACAGCTacagtctctcctccctctccctctctccccttctctctatGTGCTGTGGTTCAAACCCAGGAGTGTATTTAGCTTGGCAAGTGCCCTTAGTTAATCTTTCTAAAGTAAatttattaatgttattttatacCTTGTGTTTTTACAGCTAACTAAGACTGAGTAATGACCAGAAAGAACCCTGGTGAAGCCTAACTTTGTTTCATTCTCTGTGTAGTCTCTTGTAAGGTCACAGACATTGTGAGTGTGGAGGTCTAGCATAGCCATAGCCGCAGTGGTTCCTGACTGTGGTAAGATTTGAACTATGAAGTGGGTGAAATGGTGGCCCTCACAGCGCAGAGAACTACCTGTGGTGTCCATTACCCATGAGCGTTTGCATAGTGTCGATAGTGAGGGCTGTGCCGCATCCAGTCTAATCCCATGACATGCTGGTTCCTTGTGCCTATGTTTCTTCCTCTCTAAATAACGACTTTGCTGGAAAGTTGTGAGGCCCATGTGATACTGTTACAAGGCAAGCAGTTACTTGGTGTTAGGTGATTCTGTTTAGATACTCGAGTATGACACTTCTCTCTAACTGGAAGGTGTTAATCTGACTCAGACCATTTTATGCTGTGATTTTCAGTATAAGTTGATCGTAAGAGTTCAGTAGAGCCAGCATTGAATTCTTGTAACCAGTAGAGTGTGTACATGTTTGGTTCTGTCAGTGAGATTTCATCGTTCCAATAAGACATTTGTTTTCTCACGTAGTCTTCAACAAGCAGACGACAGCACCCCCTTAATAAGCACCTCTTTAAACCTTCCACTTTCATGACTTCACATGAGCCACCCGTGTATATGGATGAAGACGATGACCGGTCTTGTTTCCATGACCACATGAACACTCCTGCTGAGGAGGCATCGGTAAGTTAGTTACCTGTTTCTATACAGACGACTGTACATTATGTATGTAATTTTCTGATTATCTCTCCTCTTCAGAGATTGCTGATGTACATTATGAGAGTACTTGATTTTTCTGACTGTTCCTTCTCTTCAGATTGCTGAGGACAGATTCTCTTTTAACTTGACAAGTCAGATTTTAAAGTTACTATGCTTTGTTtttcatggggaaaaaaagaccTTCAGCGTACGCCTAAATAGTGAGAACAGCCCAGTGAGCCCACATTCTGTCATCAGCTTTAGTATTTGACCGAGTAGTGTTAGCTCCATTGGCAGGAGTTGAGGATACCAAGCTCAGGTTTATGAGGAGGGAGCTCTTCATGTCATGGAGTGTCTGTGTCTGGTTGCTGCAGTCGTTTCCcgatgtgtgcacacacacatgctagggCCCTGTGTTCCGTAGGcgagcactctgccagctgagctgtACTCACAATCTCGGGGTACTTTTGACTTGTTTGTTTGGATCCAGAAACTGCAGTGAACTGGAGGTGGGAGTGAAAACCCTCCTGTCATTTCCTTACCCTTACTGCTTGCACTGAGAACTGGGTCATTTGTTCACAGTGTGGACTGTGTCATTTGACTTGGTCCTTTGTTCTGAATTTCCTGGGATGAAATGTTTGAGTCCTTGCTGAAAGAGTGCACACTAAAACTCTGGTTGCGTAGAATCAGAACATGAGATGTTAATGGAGATGCAGCTTTCAGCAGATTCTGTCCTTTGTGGTGGTTAGTGTGCTGCAGATGAGGACTGCTTTACTAAACTGTATGTGACAGGTTGTCCCAGGCACTGTGAGCATACGTATCTCTCTGTTCTACATCTTGGGCTTGTTGATGGATCATATCAGTAAGCAGTTGTTTAGTGCTTCAGAGGAATAAAGGGAACATTGTGTCACTTAAGAGGGAGGTCAGAGAGTGAAAATGGTACAGAAAGACTGGGTGAGAGTTAGCCATGTGAGGAGGGGTGCAGAACATTTCAAACAGGCGCTCTGTGACCATCATTGTAGTGTGTGCAAGGCCCTCGATTCATTtcccaatacaaaaaaaaaatttaatttgacAAAATAATGTAAAGTTAATTAGATTTAActtttttgtctctctgtgtagcctaggaAAGTCTTGAAatgataatcctcctgcctcagcaatcCTCAGAGCTAGAATTACAACCATGTATCACCATACCCTTCTAATCCCCATAgctatttaaaatgtgtatttatgagTTTTCTGATGTTAACATGTATAGATTTCTCTTTCCAAAGACACAGCAGCTAAAGATACTATATGTGTATCATCTACTCTTTACTGAAACATCTGTATTCCACCTTAGTATTGAAATTAGTCCCTTTTAAGTAATCCTGAAACAATGTAACTCAGAAAGCTCTTGAGTACACAGTTCAGTAGTATTGATTTGTGTTACTGTACAGTTCCCAAAATCCTTCCCACCCTGCTACCTGAAGCTGTGTCAGACAGCATCTCCCGTGTCTCTGCACTCCTCCAGCTCCTGTGCCCACCGTCTCCCTGTCAGTCTCTCTGTACAGAGGTGACCAAGTGAAAGCACCTGGTGGCTGCTGTATCTGTGTCTTTTGATTTACCCATCTCTAGACTGAACTATTTAGGGGGAAAATGTCTGTACCAAATGTGCAAGAGAGATGGGAAGGAGCATTGTGAGAGGCATGCGGCTCACGTTTGGAGCAGTACACACTCTGAAGGCAAGATCCAATGTGTAACTGTTGAGTGGGGACCAGGGGAGACTAGAGGGAAGTGACTGTGGGActgagagcagagcagagaggtcACAGACAGCACTGGACactgagaaggaagaggacaGGCTTCACAGGACGCTTTTGAATGACACTGCTGGTCAGCTCCAGGGCTGCAGCAGTCGCCACTGGATTTTACACCTTTTGGTCCAGTGTTGTATTTATGTAGTCCACACTGTTTTCTAAGTAGCCTGTGTAACTCGGGTTTTCCCCTTGAGTGAAAACTGTGCTGCTCTGGCCAGTCACTACAGATGCAGACTGGAAAGCAAGGGTGGACATTGGTTtgcttatttggaaaaaaaaaaaaaaaaaaaccatgtttaCAGAGCTAAGTGtgaaaactagaaaaaagaaaccactGCAGAGCAGGGAGGGGTCTAATAGGCTTGTGAGGTAGCCCTGGAGGCATTGAGTCTTCACTGTTGAGTCACACAGTATCTTCTTACTGGTGAGGCAGTGTGGTTCAACCTTGGAATAGCATTTAAAGTCCTATAAAATCGGAGTGACGAATCAGTGTGTAAAGTGCTTGgtgcataagcatgaggacctgaatttggatccccagcacccatgtttacATGCTTAGTGCTGGGGCAGCAGAGACGGGAGGAATGATGGAACCGTTGACctccagtctagctgaattggtgagtGTGCACATACCAGAAATACTAGCATTAATTTTCTGGTCTTAAAAGTGAGAAATGTCAGTAGAAAAATAATCAGGATTGTGTTTCTTACACTTTGTCCATTTTCATTATCAAACTAAcacttttgtattttgtttttttttttgacaggatgAGGAAAGCATTCCTATCATGTATAGGAGTTTGCCTGAATATAAAGAACTATTAcagtttaaaaagttaaagaagcAGAAGCTCCAGCAGATGCAAGCAGAAAGTGGGTTTGTGCAGCATGTGGGCTTTAAGGTGAGCAACTCGgtcatctcatttttaaaaggggGGAAAGGGATATCTGGAGTATTCAGCTCTAAAGTCGATAAGCATTCAGGGAAAGGTTCCTAAGTTTCTCTGTAATTCTTTTATGCAAAGTTATGCCCACAGTGTGGGTGTGGCTCTGTGTGGAGAAGAGAACGCAGTTGTCCGCCATGTGCACTAGCGGGTGAAGGTCACCTGCTGCTTCCCCAGTCCCTGCTGGCCACGAACACATTCCCTGGTTCCCGTTGAGCGGCCTCATTGAGCTTCAGGAGGTTGGAGGAGGAGCCACTCATTGTATTCACTCCAGATACTTTCCTGGGTGCTTGAGGCTGGGCATGAGAGAGGCAGACTCAGGTTCTGCTCATCCCGGCGgtcaggcgggtctctgtgagcttgagaccagcagGGCTGTGGAGTGAGACTGtcttcaaataaaacaaacaaaatagctgAGTCCACCTGAAGAGCATGAAAGTGGTCAAAGGCCGCCTCACGCGGGGGTTTGCCAAGGAGTTTAAAAAGTGACTGCACTTAGTGAGCTTGGGGAGAGTTCAGCAAGATGACAATGTGGTGTTGCTGTTGGTCACACACAGGACAGTGttgatgtgtgtgggggtgactGCTGGGCCTGTGGAGTACCCTTTCCTCTCGACCTGCCAGTCACCTCACTCATCCTTAAGGGGTTTTCCTAACTGGCTTCTAGATTTTGAGAGGAAATGAGATTTACTCTGTCTTAGtttgttctattgctgtgcagagacaccgtgaccaaggaaATTCTCATAAAGGGACACACTTACCTGGGGGCTGCTTAGTTTGAGAGGATGAGTCCAAGGCTGTtgtggtgggaagcagacagacGCTAGAGCAGCAGCTGCAAGCCTTACATCCCAGCCCGCAGGCAGTGAACAGAAAGACGAGGGCAGACTTGGGTTttgaaactcaaagcccacctcctaaTTGTTTCCAAAGAGTTCTTCCAACTGGGAGCTAAGCACtcaaacatgagcctgtggggccagTCTCATTCAAATTTGACATGGAGGGCAGGCTGAGGAGTCTTGTTGTGCATTACCTATGGGGTTCAGGCTGGTGACTGTCTACAGAGGAGTTGGACGCTCTCTGGGTGTCTGCCACTACAC encodes:
- the Zzz3 gene encoding ZZ-type zinc finger-containing protein 3 isoform X3, translating into MIDLWLYSYQRLLQTIAVLEAQRSQAVQDLESLGKHQREALKNPIGFVEKLQKKADIGLPYPQRVVQLPEIVWDQYTNSLGNFEREFKNRKRHTRRVKLVFDKVGLPTRPKSPLDAKKDGESLSYSVLPLSDGPEGSHNRPQMIRGRLCDDTKPETFNQLWTVEEQKKLEQLLLKYPPEEVESRRWQKIADELGNRTAKQVASRVQKYFIKLTKAGIPVPGRTPNLYIYSKKSSTSRRQHPLNKHLFKPSTFMTSHEPPVYMDEDDDRSCFHDHMNTPAEEASDEESIPIMYRSLPEYKELLQFKKLKKQKLQQMQAESGFVQHVGFKCDNCGAEPIQGVRWHCQDCPPEMSLDFCDSCSDCPHETDIHKDDHQLEPVYKSETFLDRDYCVSQGTSYSYLDPNYFPANR